In one Podarcis muralis chromosome 7, rPodMur119.hap1.1, whole genome shotgun sequence genomic region, the following are encoded:
- the STMN1 gene encoding stathmin isoform X1, whose translation MASSDIQVKELEKRASGQAFELILGPPSKEAVPEFPLSPPKKKDLSLEEIQRKLEAAEERRKSHEAEVLKQLAEKREHEKEVLQKAIEENNNFSKMAEEKLTHKMEAIKENREAQMAAKLERLREKDKHIEEVRKNKEGGKESGDNESD comes from the exons ATGGCTTCTTCTG ACATTCAGGTGAAAGAACTAGAAAAACGTGCTTCTGGACAGGCATTTGAATTGATACTTGGCCCTCCTTCAAAAGAAGCTGTTCCAGagtttcccctctcccctccaaagAAAAAAGATCTctcactggaagaaattcaaaggaagctagaagcagcagaagaaaggCGCAAG TCCCATGAAGCTGAAGTGTTGAAGCAGCTAGCTGAAAAACGAGAGCACGAGAAAGAGGTGCTGCAGAAGGCAATTGAAGAAAATAACAACTTCAGCAAAATGGCAGAGGAAAAGTTGACCCACAAAATGGAAGCTATCAAAGAGAACAGAGAAGCACAAATGGCTGCTAAACTGGAGCGCTTGAGAGAGAAA GACAAGCATATTGAAGAAGTACGGAAGaacaaagaaggggggaaagaatctGGTGACAACGAAAGCGACTGA
- the STMN1 gene encoding stathmin isoform X2 — MSLLDIQVKELEKRASGQAFELILGPPSKEAVPEFPLSPPKKKDLSLEEIQRKLEAAEERRKSHEAEVLKQLAEKREHEKEVLQKAIEENNNFSKMAEEKLTHKMEAIKENREAQMAAKLERLREKDKHIEEVRKNKEGGKESGDNESD, encoded by the exons ATGTCTCTTCTAGACATTCAGGTGAAAGAACTAGAAAAACGTGCTTCTGGACAGGCATTTGAATTGATACTTGGCCCTCCTTCAAAAGAAGCTGTTCCAGagtttcccctctcccctccaaagAAAAAAGATCTctcactggaagaaattcaaaggaagctagaagcagcagaagaaaggCGCAAG TCCCATGAAGCTGAAGTGTTGAAGCAGCTAGCTGAAAAACGAGAGCACGAGAAAGAGGTGCTGCAGAAGGCAATTGAAGAAAATAACAACTTCAGCAAAATGGCAGAGGAAAAGTTGACCCACAAAATGGAAGCTATCAAAGAGAACAGAGAAGCACAAATGGCTGCTAAACTGGAGCGCTTGAGAGAGAAA GACAAGCATATTGAAGAAGTACGGAAGaacaaagaaggggggaaagaatctGGTGACAACGAAAGCGACTGA